In Candidatus Polarisedimenticolia bacterium, the following are encoded in one genomic region:
- the rpmE gene encoding 50S ribosomal protein L31, whose protein sequence is MKTGIHPAYKQVTVVCACGETFVTRSTRDDLRLEICAKCHPFFTGKQKLIDSAGRVERFQKRYTKTQDMAGKAAATKAAAGKVAAGKAAAAKAGAASGKSAS, encoded by the coding sequence ATGAAGACCGGGATCCATCCCGCGTACAAGCAGGTCACCGTCGTCTGCGCCTGCGGGGAGACCTTCGTCACCCGCTCGACCCGGGACGACCTGCGTCTCGAGATCTGCGCCAAGTGCCACCCCTTCTTCACCGGCAAGCAGAAGCTGATCGACTCGGCCGGCCGCGTGGAGCGCTTCCAGAAGCGCTACACCAAGACCCAGGACATGGCGGGGAAGGCGGCCGCGACCAAGGCCGCGGCAGGCAAGGTGGCGGCCGGCAAGGCGGCCGCGGCCAAGGCCGGAGCGGCCTCCGGCAAGTCCGCCTCCTAG
- the prfA gene encoding peptide chain release factor 1 has product MLNRLAAIEDRFEQLAHQMSDPSLVSDQDRYRQVTKSYSELEKTVSRYREYKEVARQIQESQALMNDEEMRAMAREELQSLEQRREALLAELRTLLLPKDPNDEKNVIVEIRAGTGGEEASLFAGELFRMYSRYAERRGWQVEVLTMSQTGLGGLKEAIALISGNKVYSRLKHESGVHRVQRVPATESSGRIHTSTATVAVLPEADDVQIEVNEKDLRVDTFCATGPGGQGVNTTYSAIRITHLPTGTVVQCQDERSQHKNKARAMKVLRSRLLDFEIQKQRDSIAKDRRSQVGTGERSEKIRTYNFPQNRLTDHRVNLTIHRLPEILEGDLDPVIEPISAHFQAEALKEEVRV; this is encoded by the coding sequence ATTCTGAATCGTCTCGCGGCCATCGAGGACCGGTTCGAGCAGCTCGCGCACCAGATGAGCGATCCGTCGCTGGTCTCGGACCAGGACCGCTACCGTCAGGTCACCAAGAGCTACTCCGAGCTGGAGAAGACCGTCTCGAGGTACCGCGAGTACAAGGAGGTGGCGCGGCAGATCCAGGAGTCGCAGGCCCTCATGAACGACGAGGAGATGCGCGCCATGGCCCGCGAGGAGCTGCAGTCCCTGGAGCAGCGCCGGGAGGCCCTCCTGGCCGAGCTGCGCACCCTGCTCCTGCCGAAAGATCCGAACGACGAGAAGAACGTGATCGTCGAGATCCGGGCGGGGACCGGCGGCGAGGAGGCCTCGCTGTTCGCCGGCGAGCTGTTCCGCATGTACAGCCGCTACGCCGAGCGGCGCGGCTGGCAGGTCGAAGTGCTGACCATGAGCCAGACCGGCCTCGGGGGGCTCAAGGAGGCGATCGCGCTCATCTCCGGCAACAAGGTCTACAGCCGGCTGAAGCACGAGAGCGGCGTGCACCGCGTGCAGCGCGTGCCGGCCACCGAGTCGTCGGGACGCATCCACACGTCCACGGCCACCGTGGCCGTCCTGCCCGAGGCGGACGACGTGCAGATCGAGGTGAACGAGAAGGACCTCAGGGTCGACACCTTCTGCGCCACGGGGCCGGGCGGCCAGGGGGTCAACACGACCTACTCGGCGATCCGGATCACCCACCTGCCGACCGGGACCGTGGTGCAGTGCCAGGACGAGCGCTCGCAGCACAAGAACAAGGCGCGCGCCATGAAGGTCCTGCGCTCGCGCCTGCTCGACTTCGAGATCCAGAAGCAGCGCGACTCCATCGCGAAGGACCGCCGGAGCCAGGTCGGCACCGGCGAGCGCTCCGAGAAGATCCGCACCTACAACTTCCCGCAGAACCGGCTGACCGACCACCGCGTGAACCTCACGATCCACCGGCTGCCCGAGATCCTGGAAGGGGACCTCGACCCGGTCATCGAGCCGATCTCCGCCCACTTCCAGGCGGAGGCGTTGAAGGAAGAGGTGCGCGTCTGA
- the prmC gene encoding peptide chain release factor N(5)-glutamine methyltransferase encodes MVEEGRTALQAAGVPEPLRDAEVLLAFVLGVETSGLHARPDRLVEAPVASRYRDLVARRAARQPLQYLTGVQEFWSLAFKVTPAVLIPRPETEGLIEAFLRLCESADPVVLDIGTGSGCLAVTVAREIPRARVFAGDLSEEALGVARENAAAHGVAARIEFRRGDLFGPFRGSGPGPDLSARADFILTNPPYLGDGEFPALMPEVRDHEPRAALSAGPDPLAVHRRLARECGDFLRPGGYLIAEMGLGQEAALRALYGGQPRLEVTAVHADLAGIPRVLVVRARG; translated from the coding sequence CTGGTCGAGGAAGGGAGGACGGCCCTGCAGGCGGCCGGCGTCCCCGAGCCGCTCCGGGACGCCGAGGTCCTGCTGGCCTTCGTCCTGGGCGTCGAGACATCCGGCCTGCACGCCCGCCCCGACAGGCTGGTGGAGGCCCCGGTCGCATCGCGGTACCGCGATCTGGTCGCGAGGCGCGCCGCCCGCCAGCCCCTGCAGTACCTGACCGGCGTCCAGGAGTTCTGGTCGCTGGCGTTCAAGGTGACCCCGGCCGTCCTGATCCCGCGCCCCGAGACCGAGGGGCTCATCGAGGCCTTCCTGCGACTCTGCGAGTCGGCCGACCCGGTCGTCCTGGACATCGGCACCGGCAGTGGCTGTCTCGCGGTGACCGTCGCGCGGGAGATCCCCCGGGCGCGCGTCTTCGCGGGGGACCTCTCCGAGGAGGCGCTCGGCGTGGCCCGCGAGAACGCCGCCGCGCATGGAGTCGCCGCCCGGATCGAGTTCCGCCGCGGCGATCTGTTCGGGCCGTTCCGCGGGTCGGGCCCGGGCCCCGACCTGTCGGCACGCGCCGATTTCATCCTGACGAACCCGCCCTACCTCGGCGACGGCGAGTTCCCCGCCCTCATGCCGGAGGTGCGCGACCACGAGCCCCGGGCCGCCCTGTCGGCCGGCCCCGACCCCCTCGCCGTGCACCGCCGTCTCGCCCGCGAGTGCGGCGACTTCCTGAGGCCGGGCGGGTACCTGATCGCCGAGATGGGGCTCGGCCAGGAGGCGGCCCTGCGGGCCCTGTACGGCGGGCAGCCTCGCCTCGAGGTCACCGCCGTCCACGCGGACCTCGCCGGCATCCCGCGCGTCCTCGTCGTCCGCGCGCGCGGCTGA
- the glp gene encoding gephyrin-like molybdotransferase Glp: MSEPLLVDRALSIVLDAAPVLPFEDVPMDESPGRYLQEEVRADRDYPDFDKSRMDGFAVIAADLKDTLRPLRILQEIPAGMDPAALKKVTPGSASRIMTGAPVPPGADAVLIVEETEPVPGDPSTVRPKSAVQAEANLARRGTDVRKGEVLLRPGEFIGPGEIGVLASCGRTRVRVGSLPRLAILATGDELVEPDRPPAPGRIRNSNGPLLHALARRAGVPARYLGIAPDDEAPLRRMIEDGLCDNVLVLSGGVSMGVYDLVGKTLRAAGVEILFDRVAIRPGKPFTFGRRGRTLVFGCPGNPVSTYVIFQVFARPALRRMMGCPDPVRPPVRGVLKSSVRQRPGRAGYVQARTRWNGTAYDVEVIPSSGSADFVACARGNALAIVPPGVSSMAPGDPIDVVLLDDHEAR; the protein is encoded by the coding sequence ATGAGTGAGCCCCTGCTCGTCGACCGGGCGCTGTCGATCGTCCTGGATGCCGCGCCCGTCCTGCCTTTCGAAGACGTGCCCATGGACGAGTCGCCGGGCCGCTACCTTCAGGAAGAGGTGCGCGCCGACCGCGACTACCCCGACTTCGACAAGTCGAGGATGGACGGATTCGCCGTCATCGCCGCCGACCTAAAGGACACGCTCCGGCCGCTGCGGATCCTGCAGGAGATCCCCGCCGGAATGGACCCGGCGGCCCTGAAGAAGGTGACCCCCGGCAGCGCGTCGCGCATCATGACCGGCGCCCCGGTCCCGCCGGGGGCCGACGCCGTCCTGATCGTGGAGGAGACCGAGCCGGTGCCGGGCGATCCGAGCACCGTCCGACCAAAGAGCGCCGTCCAGGCCGAGGCCAACCTCGCGCGTCGCGGCACAGACGTCCGCAAGGGGGAGGTCCTGCTCCGTCCCGGCGAGTTCATAGGGCCCGGCGAGATCGGCGTTTTGGCCTCCTGCGGCCGCACCCGCGTCCGTGTGGGCAGCCTGCCGCGCCTGGCGATTCTCGCCACCGGCGACGAGTTGGTCGAGCCCGACCGGCCCCCGGCCCCCGGCCGGATCCGAAACAGCAACGGCCCGCTCCTCCACGCGCTGGCGCGGCGCGCCGGAGTCCCGGCTCGCTACCTCGGCATCGCCCCCGACGACGAGGCCCCGCTCCGGCGGATGATCGAGGACGGTCTCTGCGACAACGTACTCGTCCTCTCGGGGGGTGTGTCCATGGGCGTCTACGACCTGGTCGGCAAGACGCTGCGCGCCGCCGGCGTCGAGATCCTCTTCGACAGGGTAGCGATCAGGCCCGGCAAACCGTTCACCTTCGGCCGTCGCGGCCGCACGCTCGTCTTCGGCTGCCCCGGCAATCCGGTCTCGACCTACGTCATCTTCCAGGTGTTCGCGCGGCCGGCGCTCCGACGGATGATGGGTTGCCCGGACCCCGTCCGGCCCCCCGTGCGCGGCGTCCTCAAGTCCTCCGTCCGCCAGCGTCCGGGCCGCGCCGGCTACGTCCAGGCCCGGACGCGGTGGAACGGGACGGCCTATGACGTCGAGGTCATCCCGAGCAGTGGGTCCGCCGATTTCGTCGCCTGCGCCCGCGGCAACGCCTTGGCCATCGTGCCCCCCGGCGTCTCCTCCATGGCGCCCGGCGACCCGATCGACGTGGTCCTGCTGGACGACCACGAGGCCCGCTGA
- a CDS encoding DUF6788 family protein: protein MLPRTALPKDHRAQYSRLRLLLREPGLMRGTLVEMRRSCGKPSCRCRTDPAARHGALYLALSLNGKHRTVYIPVEWETRVREWVARYAEVRQLLEQISLGFLGRLKKRER from the coding sequence ATGCTCCCACGAACCGCCCTGCCCAAGGACCACCGCGCCCAGTATTCGAGGCTCCGGCTCCTGCTCAGGGAGCCCGGACTGATGCGCGGTACCCTCGTCGAGATGCGCCGCTCGTGTGGCAAGCCCTCCTGCCGGTGCCGCACCGATCCCGCGGCCCGCCATGGCGCGCTCTATCTGGCCCTCAGCCTCAACGGCAAGCACCGCACCGTCTACATCCCAGTTGAGTGGGAGACGCGGGTGCGGGAGTGGGTGGCACGTTATGCGGAGGTGCGACAGCTGCTCGAGCAGATCTCCCTGGGGTTTCTCGGGCGGCTGAAGAAGCGGGAGAGATAG
- a CDS encoding putative metal-binding motif-containing protein, which translates to MILSSLSLASTFAADITIDARALTERYFNLQPGTGCLDATQVQQLTVVPGTYTFVGCYTGGALDFAVGQDGNITYDTSLQGKMEGAGTPALVVNGFSITLDSTPLSEPGYTFYGLSLSCVTGTEPQTWNLLPTTSYRYSYQVCPRASATSFVAFSFGVGLDGNITYDPSDYLEGVGTNRLLVKGFEILIDARALTEKLFELYGVLQPMDGSRVQPLRLLPSTYLFLNRPSISQFYFGVDATTGFVTYDPSLEGVVHGEGSRLTVKGFPITLDATNLTEPRFRVAGVTSCLNGWRPQTMQLLPGGTFTFVGCSSGASFSFSVGTNGRVDYSPALDLVVKGRAVDKTLRVVGAHVIVAPDVGFDKDVWTPLDPHISCAGRLHFTVLPEQYSVCVSEDTCYAFVVAQDRNLTPTEITTPYGRFQLLLGPDPSKPGDFSYRLKCDTVEPAYISGRVIVDLDENCRENRPDEVAVAAAKVRITSIPKPGQPRPTWYAWTGANGQYVAPLQSGDYLVELVPTSTIGPVCLQPHVVSVSPGAPSSGNDFYVRYRCAAVATLTATYGNPAVCNGRPIQSACPTARQLYCADFRNAGTVPILEAGPQHPVGRLTVDLADTAEFSGETVVSNTCPTTTSDSLTAAPNLSWDLQSALAPPGISCKICVELEVVACDNSYQPARLVTRAGLDAFCPPEPQSGTTNFIAVRPTTTLVDPRSGLPYEECKCSCDPNDKTVQPSGCGPEGFIGQDEALTYMIRFQNLGLTPALDVVVLDAIDPNLDPDTLEIVTTSHPYTSIAILPNNVLEWSFTGINLPHSTQDELGSQGFIIFRIRPRAGVPDGTEFINGAAIFFDQNAPEITNVTLNTVGPAQIADLDGDGLSPCQGDCNDLDPSVHPGAPEICDGKDNDCDGIVDGPQAAPGEVTGLSLGSDKATVAWDAGAAAYDVVHGALNELPVGGGASESCLASGTAATTAVDNSTPSMGRGFWYLVRATNACGVGSYGLASNGSERSSAACP; encoded by the coding sequence TTGATCCTGAGTTCTCTGAGCTTGGCCAGCACGTTTGCCGCAGACATCACGATCGACGCTCGCGCCTTGACTGAAAGGTACTTCAATCTCCAACCTGGTACTGGCTGTCTCGACGCTACGCAAGTGCAACAGCTCACGGTCGTTCCGGGGACCTATACGTTTGTGGGATGCTACACCGGTGGCGCACTCGATTTCGCTGTAGGTCAAGATGGAAACATCACCTACGATACTTCGTTGCAAGGCAAAATGGAGGGGGCGGGAACGCCCGCGCTCGTCGTGAACGGATTCAGTATCACGCTCGATTCCACCCCGTTGAGTGAGCCCGGCTATACATTTTATGGTCTCTCTCTTTCCTGTGTGACTGGGACGGAACCGCAAACGTGGAATCTCCTTCCTACCACGAGCTATCGCTATAGTTATCAGGTATGCCCCCGTGCGTCAGCAACCAGTTTTGTCGCGTTCTCTTTTGGAGTCGGGCTCGATGGAAACATTACCTACGATCCCTCTGATTACCTTGAAGGGGTCGGGACGAATAGACTCCTCGTAAAGGGATTCGAGATCCTAATTGACGCCCGCGCTCTGACGGAGAAACTCTTCGAGCTTTATGGTGTGCTGCAGCCAATGGATGGGAGCAGGGTGCAGCCGCTGAGGCTACTGCCGTCAACCTACCTCTTTCTCAACAGACCGAGTATCTCCCAATTCTATTTCGGTGTGGATGCGACCACGGGGTTCGTCACCTACGATCCCTCCTTGGAAGGGGTCGTGCACGGGGAGGGGAGCCGGCTCACCGTGAAAGGTTTCCCTATCACCTTGGATGCCACGAATCTCACGGAACCACGATTCCGGGTCGCTGGTGTGACCAGCTGTCTGAACGGGTGGCGGCCGCAGACAATGCAGCTACTCCCAGGCGGCACATTCACCTTCGTGGGATGCAGCAGCGGAGCAAGTTTCTCATTCTCCGTGGGAACGAACGGTCGTGTCGACTATTCTCCCGCGCTGGATCTTGTGGTAAAGGGCAGAGCCGTCGACAAGACCTTGAGAGTCGTCGGTGCCCACGTCATCGTCGCGCCAGATGTCGGTTTCGATAAGGATGTGTGGACTCCCCTAGACCCACATATCTCGTGTGCCGGGAGGCTCCATTTCACCGTGCTTCCGGAACAATACTCCGTGTGTGTGTCGGAGGACACATGCTATGCCTTCGTGGTCGCGCAGGATCGCAATCTCACACCCACGGAAATCACCACCCCCTACGGCAGATTTCAATTGCTCCTCGGACCGGATCCCTCCAAACCCGGCGATTTCTCATATCGACTCAAGTGTGACACAGTCGAACCGGCGTATATCAGCGGACGGGTGATCGTTGACCTCGACGAGAACTGCCGCGAGAACAGACCGGACGAGGTCGCTGTGGCCGCCGCGAAGGTCCGCATTACCAGCATTCCCAAACCAGGACAACCACGACCGACGTGGTACGCCTGGACCGGAGCCAACGGTCAGTACGTGGCACCGCTCCAGAGCGGGGATTACCTGGTTGAACTGGTCCCTACGAGCACGATCGGACCGGTGTGCCTGCAGCCCCACGTCGTGAGCGTGTCCCCGGGAGCTCCCTCGTCGGGCAACGACTTCTACGTTCGATATCGGTGCGCAGCTGTGGCGACCCTCACAGCCACATATGGCAACCCGGCGGTCTGCAACGGAAGACCGATCCAGTCCGCCTGCCCGACGGCTCGACAGCTCTATTGCGCCGATTTCAGGAATGCGGGTACCGTGCCTATTCTGGAGGCCGGTCCTCAACATCCCGTAGGACGCCTGACGGTCGATCTGGCTGATACAGCCGAATTCTCTGGCGAGACGGTCGTGAGCAACACGTGCCCGACGACCACGTCTGATTCACTCACCGCGGCACCGAACCTCTCCTGGGATCTCCAGAGCGCCCTTGCACCCCCGGGAATCAGCTGCAAGATCTGCGTCGAGTTGGAAGTCGTGGCGTGCGACAACTCATACCAGCCGGCGCGCCTCGTGACAAGGGCAGGCCTCGATGCGTTTTGCCCGCCCGAACCGCAATCAGGCACCACAAACTTCATAGCAGTTCGGCCGACGACGACATTGGTCGATCCCAGATCGGGCCTGCCCTATGAAGAGTGCAAATGCTCGTGCGACCCAAACGACAAAACGGTGCAGCCCTCGGGATGCGGTCCGGAGGGCTTCATTGGTCAGGACGAAGCGCTCACGTACATGATCCGCTTTCAGAACCTTGGGCTGACGCCCGCCCTCGACGTCGTCGTTCTGGATGCCATCGACCCGAATCTCGATCCCGACACCCTGGAAATCGTCACAACAAGCCATCCGTACACGTCGATCGCGATCCTTCCGAATAACGTGCTCGAATGGTCCTTCACGGGAATCAATCTACCTCACAGTACGCAAGACGAGCTGGGGAGCCAGGGGTTTATCATCTTCCGGATCAGGCCGAGAGCGGGGGTCCCGGACGGGACGGAATTCATCAACGGCGCGGCCATCTTCTTCGACCAGAACGCTCCTGAGATCACCAACGTGACGCTCAACACAGTCGGCCCGGCACAGATCGCCGATCTGGATGGCGATGGCCTCAGCCCCTGCCAGGGCGACTGCAACGATCTGGACCCCTCTGTGCATCCCGGTGCGCCGGAAATCTGCGACGGCAAGGACAACGACTGCGACGGTATCGTGGACGGACCGCAGGCCGCACCTGGAGAGGTCACGGGACTGAGCCTCGGCTCCGACAAGGCGACCGTCGCCTGGGATGCGGGCGCCGCCGCCTACGATGTGGTTCACGGGGCGCTCAACGAGCTGCCCGTGGGAGGCGGCGCGTCCGAATCCTGCCTGGCCTCGGGAACGGCGGCGACCACAGCTGTCGACAACAGCACCCCGAGCATGGGCAGGGGTTTCTGGTATCTGGTGCGGGCCACGAACGCATGCGGAGTTGGGTCGTATGGGCTGGCGAGTAATGGCTCAGAGAGATCGAGCGCTGCCTGTCCTTGA